A region of Methyloversatilis discipulorum DNA encodes the following proteins:
- a CDS encoding aminotransferase-like domain-containing protein, protein MTLYQHLADRTAQLIADGVLRPGDRLPSVRHACRAHDLSPITVTQAYALLESRGLVEARPRSGYFVRARLGQRLPEPAMSRPGQRSTALQVSDFIFEILDSVRDPAVVPLGSSFPAPELFPLDRLGRCLAAAARRIKPLDTLTDLPPGHPELRRQIALRYLGLGADVSPDDIIITNGAMEGLNLCLQAVTRPGDLIAVESPTFYAGLQAAERLGLKVVEVPSHPREGVNLAALEQLLKKHPVRACLFMLNYANPTGACVPDDGRRQLMALLDRHDVPLIEDDVYAELHHGEQAPLCSKAVDRDGCVMHVSSFSKCLAPGFRVGWVAAGRYADAIRRQKLSFSLATPVALQHALADYLKQGGYDRHLRTLRSTLRTQMAALVADVEAHFPAGTRMAEPEGGYFLWLELPEGCDTLALHREALARGISIAPGPIFSAQREFRNFVRLNFGHSESPSQREALAALGRLIASML, encoded by the coding sequence ATGACGCTCTACCAGCACCTCGCCGACCGCACCGCGCAACTGATCGCCGACGGCGTGCTGCGCCCGGGCGACCGCCTGCCCTCGGTGCGCCATGCCTGCCGCGCGCACGACCTCAGCCCGATCACCGTCACCCAGGCCTACGCGCTGCTTGAAAGCCGCGGCCTGGTCGAGGCGCGCCCGCGCTCCGGCTATTTCGTGCGCGCCCGCCTCGGCCAACGCCTGCCGGAACCGGCCATGTCGCGGCCGGGGCAACGCTCGACCGCGCTGCAGGTGAGCGACTTCATCTTCGAAATCCTCGACAGCGTGCGCGACCCGGCTGTCGTGCCGCTGGGTTCCAGCTTTCCGGCGCCCGAACTGTTCCCGCTCGACCGCCTCGGCCGCTGCCTCGCTGCCGCCGCGCGCCGCATCAAACCGCTGGACACGCTGACCGACCTGCCGCCGGGCCACCCCGAACTGCGCCGGCAGATCGCGCTGCGCTACCTCGGCCTCGGCGCCGACGTGTCGCCGGACGACATCATCATCACCAATGGCGCGATGGAGGGGCTGAACCTCTGCCTGCAGGCGGTGACCCGGCCGGGCGACCTGATCGCGGTCGAATCTCCCACCTTCTATGCGGGCCTGCAGGCCGCCGAGCGGCTCGGGCTCAAAGTGGTCGAAGTACCCAGCCACCCGCGCGAGGGCGTGAACCTCGCCGCACTCGAACAGCTCCTTAAGAAGCACCCGGTGCGCGCCTGCCTGTTCATGCTGAACTACGCCAACCCGACCGGCGCCTGCGTGCCCGACGACGGTCGCCGCCAGCTGATGGCCCTGCTCGACCGCCACGACGTGCCGCTGATCGAGGACGACGTCTATGCCGAACTGCACCACGGCGAACAGGCGCCCTTGTGCAGCAAGGCGGTCGACCGCGACGGCTGCGTCATGCATGTGTCGTCCTTCTCGAAATGCCTGGCCCCCGGCTTCCGCGTCGGCTGGGTCGCCGCCGGCCGCTACGCCGACGCGATCCGCCGGCAGAAGCTGTCATTCAGCCTCGCCACCCCGGTCGCGCTGCAGCACGCGCTCGCCGACTACCTCAAACAGGGCGGCTACGACCGCCACCTGCGCACGCTGCGTAGCACCCTGCGAACACAGATGGCCGCACTGGTCGCCGACGTCGAAGCCCATTTCCCCGCCGGCACCCGCATGGCCGAACCGGAGGGCGGCTATTTCCTGTGGCTCGAACTGCCGGAAGGCTGCGACACATTGGCGCTTCACCGCGAAGCGCTGGCAAGAGGCATCAGCATCGCGCCGGGGCCGATCTTTTCGGCGCAGAGGGAGTTCCGGAATTTCGTGCGGCTGAACTTCGGGCATTCTGAGAGTCCATCGCAGCGCGAGGCGCTCGCGGCCTTGGGTCGCTTGATCGCCTCCATGCTCTAA
- a CDS encoding 3-hydroxyacyl-CoA dehydrogenase NAD-binding domain-containing protein has product MSVHASDLKHWRIERDEDNLVWLVFDRAGEHVNTLSGEAMRELGLVLDAFDAAPPRALVILSGKTTGFIAGADIGEFGAVKDEAGARDIVGRGWNLFNRLAAVPYPTCALVRGFCVGGGTELSLACRHIVAVDEPGTRFALPEVLLGIVPGWGGMLRLPQRIGAPAALDMMLTGRALDAKRAKAAGLVDEIAPARLMREHARARVLADPPRRPLSPGQRLLLGPLRGVVAKKALEGVAKKARREHYPAPYAIVEMWRDFGGNALAVPADHPSSMAALVAHPTTPNLQRVYHLRERLRGYAKSDVGLPPVRRVHVVGAGVMGGDIAAWCALRGFHVTLQDNGLARIAPAMQRAAKAFARKFRRDRQAQRDALDRLIPDPTGAGVAGADLIIEAIFEDLDAKRALMREVERRARPDALLATNTSSLRIEDIAQALHVPGRLVGIHFFNPVAKMPLVEVVRGADSFEQAVQRAAAFVGALDKLPLPVASAPGFLVNAVLGPYMLEAMKCVDEGVSPEVVDRAALDFGMAMGPIELVDTVGLDIAMAAGARLTGGATAPVCLQQRIDAGHLGCKSGQGFYVWKDGRPVRTGAAAVPEGLAARLVEPLIRVTRRCVEQGVVADADLADAGLIFGAGFAPYTGGPLHYHAVSAMQHQSRK; this is encoded by the coding sequence ATGAGCGTGCACGCAAGCGATCTGAAGCACTGGCGCATCGAGCGTGACGAAGACAACCTCGTCTGGCTCGTGTTCGACCGCGCCGGCGAGCACGTGAATACGCTGTCCGGTGAGGCGATGCGCGAACTGGGCCTGGTGCTCGACGCCTTCGACGCCGCACCGCCGCGCGCGCTGGTCATCCTGTCTGGCAAGACGACCGGCTTCATCGCCGGTGCCGATATCGGCGAGTTCGGCGCGGTGAAGGACGAAGCCGGCGCGCGCGACATCGTCGGTCGCGGCTGGAACCTGTTCAACCGGCTGGCCGCCGTGCCTTACCCGACCTGCGCGCTGGTGCGCGGCTTCTGCGTCGGCGGCGGCACCGAACTGTCGCTGGCCTGCCGCCACATCGTCGCGGTCGATGAACCGGGCACCCGCTTCGCGCTGCCCGAAGTGCTGCTCGGCATCGTCCCGGGCTGGGGCGGCATGCTGCGTCTGCCGCAGCGCATCGGCGCACCGGCCGCGCTGGACATGATGCTCACTGGCCGCGCACTCGACGCGAAGCGGGCGAAGGCGGCCGGCCTGGTCGACGAAATCGCGCCGGCGCGACTGATGCGCGAGCACGCCCGCGCCCGCGTGCTGGCCGACCCGCCGCGCCGCCCGCTGTCGCCGGGACAGCGCCTGCTGCTCGGTCCGCTGCGCGGCGTGGTGGCGAAGAAGGCACTCGAAGGTGTGGCGAAAAAGGCACGCCGTGAGCATTACCCGGCGCCTTACGCCATCGTAGAAATGTGGCGTGACTTCGGCGGCAATGCGCTGGCGGTGCCGGCCGATCACCCGTCGTCGATGGCCGCGCTGGTGGCCCACCCGACCACGCCCAATCTGCAGCGCGTCTATCACCTGCGCGAGCGGCTGCGCGGCTACGCGAAAAGCGACGTCGGCTTGCCGCCCGTCCGCCGTGTGCACGTCGTCGGCGCCGGTGTCATGGGCGGCGACATCGCCGCCTGGTGCGCGCTGCGCGGCTTCCATGTGACCTTGCAGGACAACGGCCTGGCGCGCATCGCGCCGGCGATGCAGCGGGCGGCGAAGGCCTTCGCGCGCAAGTTTCGCCGCGACCGCCAGGCGCAGCGCGACGCGCTCGACCGGCTGATTCCGGACCCGACCGGCGCCGGTGTCGCCGGTGCCGACCTGATCATCGAAGCGATCTTCGAGGACCTCGACGCCAAGCGTGCGCTGATGCGCGAGGTCGAGCGGCGCGCCCGCCCCGACGCGCTGCTCGCCACCAATACATCCAGCCTGCGCATCGAGGACATCGCGCAGGCGCTGCACGTGCCCGGCCGACTGGTCGGCATCCATTTCTTCAATCCCGTGGCGAAGATGCCTCTGGTCGAAGTGGTGCGCGGCGCCGACAGCTTCGAACAGGCAGTGCAGCGGGCGGCCGCCTTCGTCGGTGCGCTCGACAAGCTGCCGCTGCCGGTGGCCAGCGCGCCAGGCTTTCTGGTCAACGCGGTGCTCGGACCCTACATGCTCGAAGCGATGAAGTGCGTCGACGAAGGCGTGTCGCCCGAAGTGGTCGATCGCGCCGCGCTCGACTTCGGCATGGCGATGGGCCCGATCGAACTGGTGGACACCGTCGGCCTCGACATCGCAATGGCGGCGGGCGCCCGCCTGACGGGCGGTGCGACAGCGCCGGTCTGTCTGCAGCAGCGGATTGATGCCGGGCACCTCGGTTGCAAGAGCGGGCAGGGTTTCTACGTCTGGAAGGATGGCCGACCGGTGCGCACCGGCGCCGCTGCCGTGCCGGAAGGACTGGCGGCGCGGCTGGTCGAGCCGCTGATCCGGGTTACGCGCCGCTGCGTCGAGCAGGGCGTGGTGGCCGACGCCGACCTGGCCGACGCCGGCCTCATCTTCGGCGCCGGCTTCGCTCCCTATACCGGCGGACCGCTGCACTATCATGCGGTTTCCGCAATGCAACATCAGAGTCGTAAATGA
- a CDS encoding cupin domain-containing protein, translating to MPDAPVKYPKEPLVADGGPGVHWITRPDPQGWTAPVLMEWELRGETWTDEHAHDEYAYVLEGRLFVESGGVTVEATTGDTVCVRGGSVGRYYAPEYARILGIYGPNPAGGGTRLLGFGKLTD from the coding sequence ATGCCGGACGCACCGGTGAAATATCCGAAAGAGCCCCTGGTCGCCGACGGCGGACCGGGTGTGCACTGGATCACCCGCCCCGACCCGCAGGGCTGGACCGCGCCGGTGCTGATGGAGTGGGAACTGCGCGGCGAAACGTGGACCGACGAGCACGCGCACGACGAATACGCCTACGTGCTCGAAGGCCGGCTGTTCGTCGAATCGGGCGGCGTGACCGTCGAAGCGACCACCGGCGACACCGTCTGCGTGCGCGGCGGTTCGGTCGGCCGCTATTACGCACCGGAATACGCACGCATCCTCGGCATCTACGGCCCCAACCCCGCGGGCGGCGGCACCCGGCTGCTCGGCTTCGGCAAGCTGACCGACTGA
- a CDS encoding acetyl-CoA C-acetyltransferase, producing the protein MSLPEVFVVDGARTPFLKSRNAPGPFAAADLAVAAGNALLARQPFRPDQLDEVILGCAAPSADEANIGRIAALRMGCGDRVPGWTVMRNCASGMQALDSGLANIQRGRADLVLAGGVDALSRAHLLFSDAMVRWLSQWYAAKTLGQRAALITKFRPAMLAPVIGLIKGLTDPVIGLNMGQTAENLAAKFGISRTQMDFYAMRSHQRTARALDEGCFGEIVPLTDRDGKLYAEDDGMRRDSSVERLAKLRPVFDRKHGHITAGNSSQVTDGASWLLLASQKAVDQYGLKPLGRILDVQWAALDPAQMGLGPVHAATPILQRHGLGLNDLDAWEINEAFAAQVIACVEAWKSDSYCREQLGLSHALGTLDERRLNVDGGAIAIGHPVGASGARIVLHLLHVLKRRGGGRGMASICIGGGQGGAMLVESA; encoded by the coding sequence ATGTCCTTGCCTGAAGTATTCGTCGTCGATGGGGCGCGCACCCCCTTCCTGAAGTCGCGCAACGCGCCCGGTCCGTTCGCCGCGGCCGACCTCGCCGTGGCGGCCGGCAACGCGCTGCTGGCGCGCCAGCCTTTCCGGCCGGATCAGCTCGACGAAGTCATCCTCGGCTGCGCCGCGCCGTCTGCCGACGAAGCGAACATTGGCCGCATCGCCGCGCTGCGCATGGGCTGCGGCGACCGTGTGCCGGGCTGGACGGTGATGCGCAACTGCGCCAGCGGCATGCAGGCGCTCGATTCGGGCCTCGCCAACATCCAGCGCGGCCGCGCCGACCTGGTGCTCGCCGGTGGCGTCGACGCGCTGTCGCGCGCCCACTTGCTGTTCTCCGACGCCATGGTGCGCTGGCTGTCGCAGTGGTACGCGGCGAAGACCTTGGGTCAGCGCGCCGCGCTGATCACGAAGTTCAGGCCGGCGATGCTGGCGCCGGTGATCGGCCTGATCAAGGGACTGACCGATCCGGTGATCGGCCTGAACATGGGTCAGACCGCCGAGAACCTCGCGGCGAAGTTCGGCATCAGCCGCACGCAGATGGATTTCTACGCCATGCGTTCGCACCAGCGCACGGCACGCGCGCTCGACGAAGGCTGCTTTGGCGAAATCGTGCCGCTGACCGACCGCGACGGAAAGCTGTACGCCGAAGACGACGGCATGCGTCGCGATTCGTCGGTCGAGCGGCTGGCAAAGCTGCGGCCGGTATTCGACCGCAAGCACGGCCACATCACCGCCGGCAACAGTTCGCAGGTGACCGACGGCGCGAGCTGGCTGCTGCTCGCTTCGCAGAAGGCCGTCGACCAGTACGGCCTGAAGCCGCTCGGCCGCATCCTCGACGTGCAGTGGGCGGCGCTCGATCCGGCGCAGATGGGGTTGGGGCCGGTGCATGCGGCGACGCCCATCCTGCAGCGCCACGGCCTCGGGCTGAACGACCTCGACGCCTGGGAGATCAACGAAGCTTTCGCCGCCCAGGTCATCGCCTGCGTCGAGGCGTGGAAGAGCGACAGCTACTGCCGCGAACAGCTCGGACTGTCACACGCGCTCGGTACGCTGGACGAACGACGCCTCAACGTCGACGGCGGCGCGATCGCGATCGGCCATCCGGTCGGCGCCAGTGGTGCCCGCATCGTGCTGCACCTGCTGCACGTGCTGAAGCGCCGTGGCGGTGGCCGCGGCATGGCGTCGATCTGCATCGGCGGCGGACAGGGTGGTGCGATGCTGGTGGAAAGCGCATGA
- a CDS encoding acyl-CoA dehydrogenase has translation MTWMLLLLLPLGLIALAYMRVPLLLITAALAAWLVAAALHFDWSVAACVAAAVLFGVPALLLNLVPLRRALISRPLLVVYRNILPPMSDTERIALEAGTVWWEGELFRGHPDWQKLHAYPEPQLSAEEQSFLDNEVDELCRLSDDWRISHELKDLPPETWQYIKDKGFLGLIIPKKYGGKEFSAWAHSQIVTKLSTRCSASAVTVMVPNSLGPAELLLHYGTDAQKDHYLPRLAKGLEIPCFALTSPQAGSDAASIPDYGIVCRGMHEGREVLGMRVTWDKRYITLGPVATLLGLAFRLYDPDHLLGDTEDIGITCALIPTDHPGVQIGRRHFPLNAVFQNGPNWGRDVFMPLEWIIGGPAMAGQGWRMLMECLAAGRSISLPASNTGMAKLTARAVGGYARVRSQFKTAIGRFEGIQEPLARIGGHLYMMDAARRMTASAIDLGEKPSVVSAIVKYHITERARIVVNDGMDILGGKGICLGPSNFLGRAYQQIPIGITVEGANILTRSLIIFGQGAIRCHPYVLREMRAALADDTPEALTEFDDALFAHIGYTASNAVRTLITGLTGSHWVGVPGDLAPETRRYYQQLTRFSTAFAFIADAAMLTMGGDLKRKEKLSARLGDILSLMYLCSATLKRYEAEGRQAADAPLMHWAMWDAMFHAQTAFEGVISNFPNRLIGMLLRRLIFPLGRPYVVPSDRLGGEVAKLLIEPSATRDRLTADMYVPQDEHDAVGAIEHALQATVAAEAIEAKVRAAQKRGELKARGPGMMRAAFEAGVIDAQEFALVTRRDELRDRVVKVDDFAQDFGADAVPATPAEARNVTALAA, from the coding sequence ATGACCTGGATGCTTCTTCTGCTGTTGCCGTTGGGCTTGATCGCACTGGCCTATATGCGGGTACCGCTGCTGCTGATCACCGCGGCACTGGCCGCCTGGCTGGTCGCCGCGGCGCTGCATTTCGACTGGTCGGTCGCCGCCTGCGTCGCCGCCGCCGTGCTGTTCGGTGTGCCGGCGCTGCTGCTGAACCTGGTGCCGCTGCGCCGCGCACTGATTTCGCGGCCGCTGCTGGTGGTGTATCGCAACATCCTGCCGCCGATGTCGGATACCGAACGGATTGCACTCGAAGCGGGCACCGTCTGGTGGGAAGGCGAACTGTTCCGCGGGCATCCCGACTGGCAAAAGTTGCACGCCTACCCGGAACCGCAACTGAGCGCCGAAGAACAGTCCTTCCTCGACAACGAGGTCGACGAACTGTGCCGCCTGTCCGACGACTGGCGCATTTCGCACGAACTGAAGGACCTGCCGCCCGAGACCTGGCAATACATCAAGGACAAGGGCTTCCTCGGCCTCATCATCCCGAAGAAGTACGGCGGCAAGGAGTTCTCCGCCTGGGCGCATTCGCAGATCGTGACCAAGCTGTCGACGCGCTGCTCCGCTTCCGCGGTGACGGTGATGGTGCCGAACTCGCTCGGCCCGGCCGAACTGCTGCTGCATTACGGCACCGACGCGCAGAAGGATCACTATCTGCCGCGTCTGGCCAAGGGGCTGGAAATTCCGTGTTTCGCGCTGACCAGTCCGCAGGCGGGGTCGGACGCGGCGTCGATCCCCGACTACGGCATCGTCTGCCGCGGCATGCACGAGGGCCGCGAAGTGCTGGGCATGCGCGTGACCTGGGACAAGCGCTACATCACGCTGGGTCCGGTCGCCACGCTGCTCGGCCTGGCTTTCCGCCTGTACGACCCCGACCACCTGCTCGGCGACACCGAAGACATCGGCATCACTTGCGCGCTGATTCCGACCGACCATCCGGGCGTGCAGATCGGCCGCCGCCACTTCCCGCTGAACGCGGTATTCCAGAATGGCCCCAACTGGGGGCGCGACGTGTTCATGCCGCTGGAGTGGATCATCGGTGGGCCGGCGATGGCCGGGCAGGGCTGGCGCATGCTGATGGAGTGCCTGGCCGCCGGCCGCTCGATCTCGCTGCCCGCCTCCAACACCGGCATGGCCAAGCTCACCGCACGCGCAGTCGGTGGCTATGCCCGCGTGCGCAGCCAGTTCAAGACCGCGATCGGCCGCTTCGAAGGCATACAGGAACCGCTGGCCCGCATCGGCGGCCACCTCTACATGATGGACGCCGCGCGGCGGATGACCGCGTCCGCCATCGACCTCGGCGAGAAGCCGTCGGTGGTGTCGGCCATCGTCAAGTACCACATCACCGAGCGCGCCCGCATCGTCGTCAATGACGGCATGGACATCCTCGGCGGCAAGGGCATCTGCCTTGGCCCGTCGAACTTCCTCGGCCGCGCCTACCAGCAGATCCCGATCGGCATCACGGTCGAAGGCGCGAACATCCTGACGCGCAGCCTCATCATCTTTGGCCAGGGCGCCATCCGCTGCCATCCCTACGTGCTGCGCGAAATGCGCGCCGCGCTGGCAGACGACACGCCGGAAGCACTCACCGAGTTCGACGACGCGCTGTTCGCCCACATCGGCTACACCGCGAGCAACGCAGTGCGCACGCTGATCACCGGCCTGACCGGTTCGCACTGGGTCGGCGTGCCGGGCGATCTGGCGCCGGAGACGCGCCGCTACTACCAGCAGCTCACCCGCTTCTCGACCGCCTTCGCCTTCATCGCCGACGCCGCCATGCTGACCATGGGCGGCGACCTCAAGCGCAAGGAAAAGCTGTCGGCGCGGCTGGGCGACATCCTGTCGCTGATGTATCTGTGCTCGGCCACGCTGAAGCGCTACGAAGCCGAAGGGCGCCAGGCCGCCGACGCGCCGCTGATGCACTGGGCGATGTGGGACGCCATGTTCCATGCGCAGACCGCATTCGAAGGCGTCATTTCCAACTTCCCGAACCGGCTGATCGGCATGCTGCTGCGCCGCCTCATCTTCCCGCTCGGCCGGCCCTACGTGGTGCCATCGGACCGCCTCGGCGGCGAGGTGGCAAAGCTGCTGATCGAGCCTTCGGCGACGCGCGACCGGCTGACCGCCGACATGTACGTGCCGCAGGACGAGCACGATGCGGTCGGCGCCATCGAACATGCGCTGCAGGCGACGGTGGCCGCCGAGGCGATCGAAGCCAAGGTGCGCGCGGCACAGAAGCGCGGCGAACTGAAGGCGCGCGGGCCGGGCATGATGCGTGCCGCCTTCGAAGCCGGCGTCATCGACGCGCAGGAATTCGCGCTGGTCACCCGGCGCGACGAACTGCGCGACCGCGTGGTCAAGGTGGACGATTTCGCGCAGGACTTCGGCGCCGACGCCGTGCCCGCGACGCCGGCCGAGGCGCGCAACGTGACCGCGCTCGCCGCCTGA
- a CDS encoding TetR/AcrR family transcriptional regulator, which produces MDARRNRPSVIETRTRILDAAQSLFAAHGFEATSMRMITTTASVNLAAVNYHFGSKDVLVQEVLLRGLRPLNALRMQALDEAEAAAGGAPVKARVIVECFFSGSLALAAQSEQGREFMRLLGRTFTEPSAVVRECLATEYAPVIGRYRDALSRALPAVPVEDIVWRLHFMFGAMSYAVSGIDTLQVMTGVQIDEPDAMARMVPRLMSFLLGGLRAPLPESN; this is translated from the coding sequence ATGGACGCCCGCCGCAACCGACCTTCCGTGATCGAAACGCGCACCCGCATCCTTGATGCGGCGCAGTCGCTGTTTGCCGCCCACGGTTTCGAGGCGACCTCGATGAGGATGATCACGACCACGGCCAGCGTCAATCTGGCGGCCGTCAATTATCACTTCGGATCGAAGGACGTGCTGGTGCAGGAAGTGCTGCTGCGCGGACTTCGACCGCTCAATGCGCTGCGCATGCAGGCGCTCGACGAAGCTGAAGCGGCTGCCGGCGGCGCGCCGGTGAAGGCGCGGGTGATCGTCGAATGCTTCTTCAGCGGCTCGCTCGCGCTGGCGGCGCAGAGCGAACAGGGTCGCGAATTCATGCGCCTGCTGGGCCGCACCTTCACCGAACCGTCGGCGGTGGTGCGCGAGTGTCTGGCGACCGAGTACGCGCCGGTGATCGGCCGCTATCGCGACGCCCTGAGCCGCGCGCTGCCGGCGGTGCCGGTCGAGGACATCGTGTGGCGCCTGCATTTCATGTTCGGCGCCATGTCCTACGCGGTATCCGGCATCGACACGCTGCAGGTGATGACCGGCGTACAGATCGACGAGCCGGACGCGATGGCGCGCATGGTGCCGCGATTGATGAGTTTCCTGCTCGGCGGCCTGCGTGCGCCGTTGCCGGAATCGAACTGA